The Kwoniella dejecticola CBS 10117 chromosome 6, complete sequence sequence AGTAGCAATCTCGTTCGTAGTCCCCACAATCCGCATGAACATCTTTGCATTACATGCCTCTGATTTGGTCTTGCACGCCTTCGATTTGTTCCGATCGTCCGTCATCTCATATGCGACCTACGCCAAAGCTGATTGCCAGGTTGTTCCCCAGGATGCGGTGTAGGCGACCTgaatcaccatcaacatgTTGCATAACGGCAACGCTTCAGCAAGCTCATCGACAGTCGGTGGCGGTACTGTCAGCCTCTGCGATGGACTGATTACGCCAGTAGCGAACAGTCTAAGCATGCTGCGTCTCTATGTTGTATATTTGTTCATATTATAAGGCTGAAAGCTTCGCAAGCCTGAATGGAAAAAGCCTTGCGCGCGCCTATGACATCATGCTTCACGTCTATTCCCATAATATCATGGGCTATCACTTGCATCTAAATTGAATTCCTCCACTCATTGTTGCCAGGGGTGTTTGAGCAGTCGGCAACtttttcagcttcgagtATGGATCTCGCCGTAAGAGAAAATGTCCAGCGAGCATCAAGGTGTGAGTTCATTGGTCAGCCTGATCAGCCTGCCGGGCATCTGCTGATTCGATTTCCGCAAAATTAGGGGACAAGGGCGTCAAGGTCGGTGAGGGTACCTTTGCAAATGTATACAAAGGTCCGTGATCGCGTTTGCGATTGAGTCCGATTTGTGCTTAGAATTGTGACCAGGAACTGAGAAGAGTACCGGCCGCAAAATCGCGATAAAAAAGATCAAGGTTggcgagatgaaagatggacTGGACATGACAGCTTTGCGGGAAGTCAAATTTCTGCAGGAGCTACATCATCCCAACATCATTGCTGTGGGTAAGAAATCTGTTCCCAAGGTTTGTATATCAGGCTGAGACCATTGCTCGTAGCTGCTCGATGTGTTTTCCGTCAAGCAGAATATCAATCTTGTTCTAGAATTCCTCGATACCGATCTCGAAGCTGTCATTCGCGACAAAGCGTTGATCTTCCAGAATGCGGACATCAAGAGCTGGGTAGCCATGTCTTTGCGAGGACTGGAATACATACATAGGAATGGGGTGCTGCATCGGGTGAGTCATGAATCCATGGTTCGAGGCTAAGCTTGCAGGATTTGAAGCCCAACAATCTACTCATAGCGGCGAACGGGGAACTGAAGATAGCGGATTTTGGTCTTGCACGGGAATTTGGGGATGCGGGCAGTAAGATGACATGCCAAGTGATCACTCGGTGCGTCTTGATCTAGAGGTACTACTGGACCCAACTAACGCTTTTTCCCAGATGGTATCGACCGCCGGAGCTGCTGTTTGGCTCCCGGTTCTACTCTACAGCGGTCGACATCTGGTCAATGGGCACGATCATCGTTGAGCTCATTCTTCGAGTGCCTTTCCTGTCCGGCGAAACTGATATAGACCAACTGAAGAAAACGTTTCACGCTATGGGCACGCCGACCGAACAAGACTGGCCAGTAAGTCCCCGGTGCACAAGGTTTTCACTTTCCTCACTGATCGGACAAAAAGGGGCACACGAAACTGCCAGATTACCATGAAATAGGTTCGTATCCCAAGAACCCCTGGTGGAACATGGTCTCTTCGATAGGCAAAGAAGGCCAGGATCTTATAAGGGAGATGCTCCGCTATGACCCGTCTTCACGAATATCTgcaatcaaggtatgtctCCTTGTGACACGACATAGCTAATCCACATCAGGCTCTCGAGCATcggttcttctcttcgtacCCGCGCCCGACGCCCCCAATATCACTTCCAAAACCATTAGCCGAACTGAGGCCGCGTGCGCTTGCCCCTGACGAGGTGCAGGGAAAGCCAGCGTTGGCGAACTCAGGCAGCGGAGCGATAAAACGCAAAGCAGAATCACCTCAAGCAGGCCGTAATGTCGCCAGAAAACTTGTATTCGCGTGACCAGAGTAGCGTGTGCCTTGTTCATACCATGATATGTTGTATGAACGTTGTATCGATATCCAGTTTCGCCGAGTCACTTCATATAGTAGTGTTTAGCATATGCAGCTCACAAGGACGTAAATGAATAAACATATAAACAATCatcaatttgatcccgttaAATCCAACGGATGACTACGTCTGTCATGTATTACTGATGATCAATAACatcctccctttctcttcttcactaACCATCCGCGCAAAGACGTGCATCATGGCAATATTCAACCGCAAGAACAAGGGCAGGCAGACTGATGCAGACGTGGATGCCGCGCCGACCGACAAGGAAAAAGTGAAGTGGTCCAAGAGGCCAGCAAGTGAGCAAGCGTTCTTCCCACAAGTACGCCATTTTGTATTGCTAACCTAATATACGCGTGTCAGACACCGCTTTCAAGCAACAACGTCTCAAGGCATGGCAGCCCATACTCACTCCCAAGGCAGTACTGCCAACGCTTTTCATCCTTGGCCTGATATTCGCACCCATCGGAGCACTCATCGTTTGGGGAAGTGGCAAGGTCACCACGATAACGCTGGATTACACCCAATGCGATGTGGACGCCCCGACAGACGGCTCTTTTGGGGCGATGCCCAGCAGTGCTTACGAATGTGAGTCATGCTCGTAGTAGCTCATTTCGCTAATGCCGGTTCAGACGCGTTCAAATCGGGATCATCTGATACcaaatcctccatctctgCACCGACTTGGTCATTCAGCAACGACTCCACTCGGAAGGTAGGCCAGGAAGCTAGATGCGAGATAGAGTTTGAGGTGCCATATAACTTAGGTATGCCCTGTTGCTGTCTTGTTAGGCTTGACGCTCATTGCTTGCTTCCGTGTAGGCCCTGGTGTATTCTTATATTACAAACTGACCAACTAGTAAGCGCTTGAACTCCTTCCGAGCATCCGCTGACTTGCACAAGCTATCAAAACCACCGACGATATGTCATGAGTTTGGACACATCACAGCTGAAAGGAGACCGACGATCGACGTGAGCTATATCTTAATCTGTACAGTAGCTGTGCTGACGCTTCCACAGATCCCAAATAGATAGCGGTGACTGTAAACCCATCACCTCAGCCGAAGGAAAGCCTTACTACCCGTGCGGGCTAATCGCAAACAGTGTTTTCAACGGTGAGCCGAATTATCTATAGCTCTTGGAATGTGCTGACGCGCTCAACAGACACCTTTGGTCCTGTTGTGCTCCTCAATTCCCAGAGTAGGTGGGAAGAGACTATATCGGTTTAATATCTGCTAAATCTCCTTACAGATGGCGCCCAGAACCAAACATATAATTTTACCGAGAAGGGAATCGCTTGGAGtggaatcaagaagaactACGTGGTTACCCCCGGctatgactcaccttcggaTGTTCTCCCACCACCCAATTGGGCACGTCGATATCCCGATGGCTACACCGAGTTTCCCAACCTACAGGAGGACGAGCATTTCCAGATATGGATGAGAATCGCAGCACTGCCTACTTTCAGGAAATTGTGGGCTAGGAACGACGACGAAGTGATGACTCAAGGACGATATAGGGTCTCGGCGTATATGAGTGAGTCGATATGACAGACCGCCCAATTCCCGACCACTCACACATTGTTGTCTATGCAGACTATCCCGTCAAGCAATTTTCGGGGACAAAATCGGTGGTCATATCCACGGTATCCTGGATTGGCGGCAAGCAGCCATTCTTGGGCTGGGCATATATCGCTGCTGCCATTCTGTGCGTTGTTTTGGCGATTGCAGGTCTCATCAGGCACCTTGTAAAGCCGAGGAAACTGGGGGACATGTCTCGTGAGTTTCCAATGCAGATGGTTCAAACGTTCCTTTCGTGCTGACTATGCGGCACAGTGTTGTCATGGAACCAGCCGGGTTCTGCCAAGTAATTATGACACAATGTGGGCTCAACGGTCCGACGATAGATGCATCAAAGGATGCAGAAACTTATACCAGGATGCATATCTCACAAAGCACCACAGTATAGCTAATACCACATCGAGACACTCCACGCTGGGCCTTTTCCCTCACCCCTCATGGCATGCCACCATCCTGGGGGCATAACCATCAAGTCTCCTGGTTCCAAGACAGCTTCGAGACTCTCGGGCCAAACGTGCTCAAAGAATTCCGGATAATCTGCCTTCAGACTAAGGAAGTGATTGATTGGTCTGAGAATCGGTATTTTGGAAGTGTTGGTCATGTATTGCTCCGCCAgtccctcttcctctattTGTCCTTCGCCATAGGCACACATGAAAGGCGCACATTCAGGAGGAGCCAACCAAACACGTTTGTGTCCTAAGACTTGGGCGTAACAGTTATAATACGGGTCCTGCTCCCGTCAGCGATCTACTTCTCATGATCGCCGATCGATGGCCGACTCACTGTGTGGGCTGGACTAATGATCTCGCCGTTTCCACTTCCTACCCATACATTTACAATCAAGCCATCCACATTCTGAGGGGCAACATAAGACGGATAGTTTGAGGGACTCGGCGGATTTGACCAAACGTAATCTGGAAAAGACATATCTTTCTCCAGAGTCGGGAATTGGTCGAACAAGCCATACTGAGCTAGATACAATGGAGAATCAGGCAGAGTTGCGTCCTCTTCGAGTGGCGTTCCGAAACTGTCGCGGAAGCCGGCTCGGCGTAAGAAATCGGTGAAAGGTATAATCTTCTGAGTCCAGCTCTCATCGTCATACGCCTTCCCAACTTCTACCGGCACGACGCGACCTAGTCCAACTGCTTCCGTCAGGTACTCATGAGACGCCCACCGTTCGCATGCTGGCCATCTTGGTGAGGCATTGAGACCGTTCAGGTAGCCTCggacgatgaatggatgatcgaggtgattTTCAAGGTATGATTCGATATCTGGAGGTTCCTGCAAGACAGGTATGGGTTTCGGAGCGAACAGCAACGGGTCCACGTCGACCGCAGGTTGTTCAatcctcggcttcttcgtcaccCTCATCCCTTCCAAATCGCTGGCTCGGTTAGCTAGCTCGAACTTCGCCTGTATAATCTCGATCAACTCTATCACCCAATCCTTCCTCTTATTCCCGATGGCTCCAGCCACAATGATGGCCATATCTAGTCTCCGAACTGCTTTCGACCACAATTCATCTGTAGCccgtccatctccctctcgACGATTCATCACTACATCTTTGATGCTTTGAAGTATCGCTACGTCTGTGTACAGTCGCAGCCAGTGCTTTGGAACGATGTGGAAGGGAATGGTGTTGATCATATCTTGAGCGAGAGACGCGAGGGTTTCGAAAGTCAAATCGATTGTAGACAAGCTGTAGCTTTCATTGCTGTCGAAGCTTGACGCTTCCTTGCCCTGCACATATCGTAGCAATTGAGTGGCAGACTGAGTGATCAGGTGAGAGACGGCGTGACCACATTTCCTGATATCTAAAGTTCGGCTCGTCAGCCATCGATGAATGACACATCCAGGACGACGTACGTTGAGTATCTTGgtcatcagcatcgctcAGACTGTCCGACAGCTCCGCTAATACGATATACGCTCGCTGAGTCCTTGCAGAAGGGGTGCAGCTGGTCATAGGATGAAGTTTGTACCAAGTGGAAAAAAAATGATTATTGCACAACTCCCAAGACGGAACAGAGTGCTTATCTGCTACGCGCTTGTACGATTACCGGTGCGGGATACGCGAATTTCTTTGCATAACCCTCCTTGTACCAATGCATCCATTATCCGGCAAAGAGTCTAATGATGAGATACAAAGTGGAACATATGAAGCGGAACAATGCCATTCCAGCGACAAAGACTGAACACAAGCACATTGTTCAGAAGCGATGCTTTTGTACTGGAGAACTGACACGACTCACTCAGTATGATCAACATGTAAATCCCTGTGCGCGAATTACCTCCTGAATCAAACGTTCCTGTTGTGCTTCCCGACAGGATCACACTAGCTAACAACGCGTTTGATAACGACCAGCAGAGCAACAACTACGGGGCGATGAGCTCAAGATGCGACGGCATCGCAGGTTTGACTTACATTTGTCCTGAAATTCGCCTAACAAATAGCGACCATTCAGCTACCTCGCTTGAATCCCATGGGAGCGACTCACGTAGACATCCTTTTGTGCTTGCTCAGAATTGTCTTTTTtcttatcctcatcgacaCGTGCCCCTTTCAGCCTGATATTGTCCAGAGCATCTTGATAGGCGATGTCTATATCCTGCTGCGCGGAAACAAGTTCCACTTCGACATGCTTACCGATACCTTGTACTGCTCCCAGATCGCTCTCTTGGACGGTATCCGAGCCTTTAGTTCCCCATGACAGATCGTGACTGGGCAAAGATGAGATGTGTCAACAACAATCGATACGGAGTTATAGAATCTGTTCCCTGGAACTCACAGGTTGGAGTAGGCATACTGGGGACAAAGTCAGCAAAGTTGTGGAGTCTGCGAATTTCCTGCTAACTCACGGCGTTCAACTGCACAGCGAATGGGATATAGATTTAGCAGGCTCCGATTCAAATCTGAATATTGCTACTCACGACGTTCACATAGGCTATGAACTaacgtcagctgatcatccaaATAAATTGCGAATTAACTCACTTGGCGAGAACAGAATATACTGGACGAAACAGGTAAGAAGATGCCTGTCGGGTTCATTAGCCATGGCCTTCAAAGGGCGCCGATCACGTACCAAGGGTCCAAAGCTAACACACTGCTCGCGATAAATATCCCATAAGTGGAGATCAATGATACAATCATTCGGGAGAATATAGGACTATCGAAATTTTTGATAGCTTGTACGGTACAAAGGACAGCCGCGACGAGCATGCTGGTAgaaagatgatcagctaGACCACACCAGAACCATGTTTTATTCATCAACCCACTACGTCGTCAAGACAGCGAAGAAGTAGATAGTGGCCTTGTACTTCCAAGGCGATCTTGAAACGgggcatcatcagcttctgcaaTGCTTTTGGTCATTCCGGCGCCAACTCACCCTTGAGGTCGATTGCCCATTCCAAATATGAAGCAAGCCACCAATGCACCCAGATACCCATACTACCGATGTCAGTCCAGGTTTCAGCATCGCAACTCACCTGTGCTATCGAATTCAGGATATCAATGCGAGGAATATTGAAAGCTTCGCCTTCCAACGCTCTGGTCAGAATCACCTGCGAACGGAGATCAGTTTGAGTGATGGCAAAACAGTGAGAATACTCACAAAGAATATGTAAAAATTCGCCAGTGAGAACCAGGAGAACAAGAGATTCAGCGCATTGTAGGCAAATTCCAGCATGAGAGCCAGTTTTCTCAACAGCGAGTGATCGGATCGCCAAATTTGGGCCACGTGAATGAGCGAGTACACCTGAGTGGACATCAACGGAGGCACACATCTATGAGCATCCTATTCATCACGTACCGCCGCGAAGAAAGATCCATTCAGCCATCTGAGCCAGCTGTTAGCGTTGTCATTCGCCTCGCGAACCTTGATCACGCACCTTCTTCGTTGAGCAATGAATTCGGGAATCGTATCGGGGCAGTCAGTCTCGCCGACGGCCGATTTGACAAATTTGAGGACCCAatttgctttcttcttggcacTATGACACCCTGACGTAAGACACTTTATGATCTCTTGCTCTGGCGGCGGCACTTACACGATCTCGAAACATAAAATACGGTCTTCGGCAAGATACTGTAAAAACACATAAGCTAAATACCCTCGCTCGAATCACATAACGTACCCTATGTTGGATATCATGGATCAGCAAATTTTCCCTACGAATTGACACACACTCACATGTTCGCAGTGAAAGTATCTGCTTTTCCAGTGTGTAAGTTTTCGCCCTGAAAGTAAGAAGCTAGCGGGCCCGTCCCATCCGGATTATTTTGAAGGGCAAGATACTGTTGCGATACATCAGCTCTGTGGCATCGGTGTGCGGTGTCTTACCCTATACGCAGAGAACGCTCCCGGAAGCACTGAGCAGTACCCAAATAAGCTTTCCATGGGCTTATCGAGGATGTTCGACATTTTGTATTCGAAGCATTGGGCAGCGACTACAAGTTGTCAGCATCTCTTCCAGCCACAATCCCAACTTAATTTACTCACCTAAGGGATTGAGCAAACTTCGCCATGTTTTACCTTTGAAGGTGGCGATCTCTCCGCAGGCGCCGCCAACGTTGGAGTTCAAGTCGAAGGCTTTCCAAAGGTAATAGAGAGATTTCGGAGCCGGGCGAGTTCCAACATCCAGCAGAATACAGACATTGGGCTTTCAGGCAGATCAGCCTTTCCCCTGTACGCTGCGTCCCTCATGACTTACTGAGAGCAGCGGAGCAAATGCATTGAAGAACCATCTGTGTGAATtaatcttcttcgcctattTTTTAAACGGTCAGCAATAGTATCGTTGACCGGCCTCATACTcacattcttctccttcagacaaaagatgatctgacATGGAACGATCCCCTTATCTGGATATTTGAAGTGCAAATCGGCATCCAGAGCAAAACTAGTCGTGTACTCGAAAACATGAGCCGTCACCGGTCGatctttgaccttgttcgTCATAGCACCTGAGGGAGGATCATCAGCAGAAAGTATGCAAATCGCTCGAAGCTCAACCTCCATACCCTCTTGATAAACACCCAGAGCGGCAAGGCAATCAAGCACTCTCGGATTGACAGCTTTTCGTCCATCAGCAACGATGCATACAACAACCTAAGCAATCGTTAGTCAGTTCTGCTTCCTTGCCgttttgactcaccttctgccaTCCATCTTTACCCCATACTCTTGAATTCTTCCTTCCGCACAGATGCGCTACGTTTTTCATCACGCCATAAAGAGTTCTACAGAAGAGCTCCGCATTCTCATTATACATCGTGATCACAATGAACAGTTCCGTCTGCCTGGGAGGATCAAACATATTTTGACGCAGCCGTAAGCCGGAGGTCGGAAAGTCGTCGGGATCCGTGGTGACGGCAGTATACCTGGGTGATAAAATCAGACAGATCTTTACACGTGTTACGTTCTCCTCACCTTGtgctcttctgctcctcgaCACCTTTCACAGGCAAGAATTGCGCTAATCTGGTGGGAATGGGCATGTCCACAGCGAAGAACCCATTCTCGTCCAAGGTCGCTGACTGCTTTATACGTCGATGACCTGCAGCATTGTGTGTTCTTCTGCCCACTCGACCAGTAGGGGCGGGACCGAAATGCTGAGTCGACGACGCGGCAAGATCGCCTTCCTGTAATGATACAAGTGTTGAATTGGTTGGTCCTCGAATGTGTATTGATGGTATATCTGCGCCACTCACTCCTGGAGCGATTCTCATTGGTGGCACCGAGatatctcctccatcttcagtCATTTGAAACATAACCTTCTCTGACCACAATTTCTCGTCGCGTCCTTGCCACTGATTTCGGTCCAAATCTTCCTGTTCCAACAAGGCCTTCTCGATGTCGTTTTCGCCAGCATAATCGTAGCCTCTGTATCCTTGCTCGAAGTTTTCGTCAgggattggagaaggagaccgGGACAACTCCCGTCCGACCGCTGCGTATCTGACAGTATTCGATTGGGTGAAGCCGACCGCTAGTTCTGGGTGGTTAGGATCTGGCGGTGGCAGATAGGAAGGTAATGGCTGATTGTACCCGTATCTGGCGGCACTGTGTTCTGCATCAGGTGGCAGCTGCTGTCCTCGTGAGCGAGCCAGCGCGGCTTCAAAAAACGGGAGCCTCTGAGATACAGGCTGAGACAAGCCTAAGGCGGGCTGAGGTGGAGGCGACGCGTATGGCGGAACATAACTCATCTCGCTTCTTTGTGCATGAGCCGGCCCCGAAGGCCCATATGCTAGCGCCCGCGCCCCGAGGAAAGCGTCATTTGAGTTGGACTGTCGGTTGTCGTAAGGTGGCGCAGGAGAAGGCCCACGCGAGAGGCCGGGACTGGCAGATGAGTGACTTTGCGAATGGCCGGAAGTGGAGTGAGAATATGCGGACGTCGTGAGGAAAGGCTGCGGATTTGGAGGCGGCTTGCGAGACGATGCAGGCATTCTTGACCTTGGTAAGTCTTATACACAGAATGATGAGGGAATCGGACGAAGTCGATCTGACTGAGCGTGAAGGAAGCGATCGACGATAAAACTCAAACAAGAGAGGGGGAAGGATCAAAGGCTCGGTGCCAGGTTGAGTGAAGGTGCACTGTGTTTGAGAATTGCTTGCTGGAGTTTGTGTGTATACGTGTGTATAAGCAGCTGTTTGTGTGTTCTATGGTTTGTATGTTATCGATGTGACAGATCATTACCTACACCAAGTGTATTTCTGGGTCTAATGTTTGTAGCTTGGGGTGTTTGGTTTGTTTACATATGTATAATTACCCTGACTGCGCTGCCAGCCAAGGTCATATATAAAATCACTCGCGACAGAACAGATCCTGACTTTGTTTTCATTACGTAAAATCCAAGGCTGAGTGGAGGTCACGCTAGATCATATGCTGCTTCTCGACTGGTCCGTGCACGGTCGTGTGTGTATGACTCAATTCGTCACCTATACATTTTCACGAGTGACTCCAATGCTCCACTATCATGAATGGGTCTGTGCGATTCGAATGACTGTCATCGTCGCTACATGGGTTTGGTTTCTCCCATTGCTTTCGTCCCTTTCTTGTTGAGCGTTTTTCTTCATTCCGCTTCACTCGCTTTGTAAAGGAATTCGAGAATCTCCGTCGATTGGTTCTATCCAATTCACGTCCTCTTCGATATGGTCGATCAACAGCAAGGTAGCGATGACTTTTACACTGACCAGCTTTCATTCCCACCTTTCCTGGCCGttccctccttcctcagGCTGAAATCGTGTGATGAGTGGGATGACCAAGGCGTCTGGATTCCCACAAGCCGCCCAAGCGGTAACACAGATTCACTCAGTGCGTACTTGACCAATTCTTGCCCAAGATCTGCGCAGATAGTAATCAATCACGCcgacatctcgtcagcttcggatATCGTCACGCCACACGATAATCGAGGAAATCGTCTCCTCACCGTGGGAGACCCCTTCGCTGGTGTCGACGTGTCTTTCGATGTTGGCCAAGCGATACATCGAGCGAAGAAGCGGTATAGAGAACACAAGAGGAAGGATGCAGCGGGCAGGCAGACCGAGCGTCTCGAAGAAAAGGATTGTTGGAAAATCGGTAATGATCCCGCCTGGGAGGAACCTGAAGGTACCAGCCGAGGCGATTACGACGAGTGGGTTGTGCTCGTCGAGCgttgaagcagatcaagctgactctgCACCGTCTATAGGTCGATTCCTCCGTTCAAAAGGTGTCAGTCATAATGAGCTCTGCggtgaaggaggagctgATTCTATCCGCAAAAGTGCT is a genomic window containing:
- a CDS encoding chitin synthase 1 — its product is MISNIGYYLAEDRILCFEIVAKKKANWVLKFVKSAVGETDCPDTIPEFIAQRRRWLNGSFFAAVYSLIHVAQIWRSDHSLLRKLALMLEFAYNALNLLFSWFSLANFYIFFVILTRA